A genomic window from Nocardioides sp. BP30 includes:
- a CDS encoding amino acid ABC transporter permease, with protein sequence MSSARAVDTATPRQEVVPAPRGEEAARELAGRPVTPRRHYGWWIASVVVLALLAELVLNIAHNDAWEWGRFGHYFTLDVVRHGVFLTLELTALSAVLGLVGGVVLALARLSGNGLFSGLSWLYIWFFRSLPLNVLLILLFNLAYFFPHVGLKLPFLPTLFGHDTVSMAPFAWGLIGLSLNEAAFAAELIRGGILSVDPGQIEAANALGLPPSRRLRRVVLPQALRTIVPGYVNQLVGLVKGTSLVYFVSLVDLFGIVNQLESTNPQDVVPILMVGVAWYLVIAAVLTVVQFYVERFFARGAVRTLPRTPFQRLVDGLKQARLRLAEAVTR encoded by the coding sequence ATGAGCAGCGCCCGCGCCGTCGACACGGCGACACCCCGCCAGGAGGTGGTTCCGGCCCCACGGGGTGAGGAGGCCGCCCGGGAGCTCGCCGGCCGACCGGTGACCCCGCGCCGCCACTACGGCTGGTGGATCGCCTCGGTGGTGGTCCTGGCCCTGCTCGCCGAGCTGGTCCTCAACATCGCCCACAACGACGCCTGGGAGTGGGGCAGGTTCGGCCACTACTTCACGCTCGACGTGGTGCGTCACGGGGTGTTCCTGACGCTGGAGCTGACGGCCCTCAGCGCTGTGCTCGGCCTCGTGGGCGGGGTCGTCCTGGCGCTCGCCCGGCTCTCCGGCAACGGCCTGTTCAGCGGGCTGAGCTGGCTCTACATCTGGTTCTTCCGGTCGCTGCCGCTCAACGTGCTGCTGATCCTGCTGTTCAACCTGGCCTACTTCTTCCCCCACGTGGGGCTCAAGCTGCCCTTCCTGCCGACGCTCTTCGGCCACGACACGGTCTCGATGGCGCCCTTCGCCTGGGGACTCATCGGCCTGTCGCTCAACGAGGCCGCCTTCGCCGCGGAGCTGATCCGTGGCGGCATCCTCTCGGTCGATCCCGGGCAGATCGAGGCGGCCAACGCCCTCGGCCTGCCCCCCTCGCGGCGGCTGCGCCGGGTCGTCCTGCCGCAGGCGCTGCGCACGATCGTCCCGGGTTACGTCAATCAGCTGGTGGGGCTGGTCAAGGGCACCTCGCTGGTCTACTTCGTCTCGCTGGTCGACCTGTTCGGCATCGTCAACCAGCTGGAGAGCACCAACCCGCAGGACGTGGTGCCGATCCTGATGGTCGGTGTCGCGTGGTACCTCGTCATCGCCGCCGTGCTGACAGTGGTGCAGTTCTACGTCGAGCGCTTCTTCGCCAGGGGCGCGGTGCGGACGCTGCCCCGCACGCCGTTCCAGCGCCTGGTCGACGGGCTCAAGCAGGCGCGGCTGCGGCTCGCCGAGGCGGTGACACGATGA
- a CDS encoding amino acid ABC transporter ATP-binding protein — MSALTAVPSVPAVEIRNAHKAFGGAEVIRGIDLSLPTGGVTVILGPSGSGKSTLLRAINHLEPLDLGYVAVHGELIGVHERRGRLHELPAAVVRRQRTRIGFVAQSFNLFPNLTVAENVAEPLLAHKRAGKEEARARALALLSRVGLGERGDAYPRQLSGGQQQRVAIARALALQPEVLLFDEPTSALDPELVGEVLAVIRELATDGRTLVIVSHEIGFAREVADHVVFIDGGVVVEQGPPSRVIDHPTEARTREFLGKVL, encoded by the coding sequence ATGAGCGCGCTTACCGCCGTCCCGTCCGTCCCGGCGGTGGAGATCCGCAACGCCCACAAGGCCTTCGGCGGTGCCGAGGTCATCCGCGGGATCGACCTCTCCCTGCCCACGGGCGGGGTCACGGTGATCCTGGGCCCGTCGGGCTCGGGCAAGTCGACCCTGCTGCGCGCCATCAACCACCTCGAGCCCCTCGACCTCGGGTACGTCGCCGTCCACGGTGAGCTGATCGGCGTGCACGAGCGCCGCGGGCGGCTGCACGAGCTGCCGGCCGCGGTGGTCCGGCGCCAGCGCACCCGGATCGGATTCGTCGCGCAGAGCTTCAACCTCTTCCCGAACCTGACCGTCGCGGAGAACGTCGCCGAGCCGCTGCTCGCCCACAAGCGGGCCGGCAAGGAGGAGGCCCGCGCCCGCGCCCTCGCGCTGCTGAGCCGGGTCGGGCTCGGGGAGCGCGGCGATGCCTACCCGCGCCAGCTCTCCGGCGGTCAGCAGCAACGGGTCGCCATCGCGCGTGCCCTGGCGCTGCAACCGGAGGTGCTGCTGTTCGACGAGCCCACCTCGGCGCTGGATCCCGAGCTGGTGGGCGAGGTGCTGGCGGTCATCCGCGAGCTGGCCACCGACGGCCGCACGCTGGTCATCGTCTCGCACGAGATCGGCTTCGCCCGCGAGGTCGCCGACCACGTGGTCTTCATCGACGGCGGCGTGGTCGTCGAGCAGGGGCCGCCCAGCCGGGTGATCGACCACCCGACCGAGGCGCGCACCAGGGAGTTCCTCGGCAAGGTCCTCTGA
- a CDS encoding transporter substrate-binding domain-containing protein has product MSIARPFRRGLGAAATAGVLSVALAACGSSSASDDAAAGASPSTASGTTSVAIATAAGQQYKLTRISVPVVASIRQELPAAILKSGELTIGEGALPSGFPPLAYVGTDNKTFTGAEPDLGRLIAAVLGLKPVINNSTWDNLFVGIDSGKNDVGFSNITVTEERKQKYDFASYRQDNLALAVKKGTTWTFDRNDPRGYEVLAGKKVAVGSGTNQEKILLHWRDLLKKEGKTLEVKYFADDTSAWTALASGQIDAYFGPNPGIAYQESITKGTPKEVATAGTYSGAGASLQGLIAATTKKGDGLVQPLADAIDYLIKNGQYAAWLAAYNLSNEAVTSAQVNPAGLPLSNS; this is encoded by the coding sequence ATGTCCATCGCCCGACCCTTCCGCCGCGGTCTCGGCGCGGCCGCGACCGCCGGCGTGCTCAGTGTGGCGCTCGCCGCCTGCGGCAGCAGCTCGGCGTCGGATGACGCCGCCGCGGGTGCAAGCCCTTCCACCGCGAGCGGGACCACGTCGGTGGCGATCGCCACCGCTGCCGGGCAGCAGTACAAGCTGACCCGCATCTCGGTGCCCGTGGTGGCATCGATCCGCCAGGAGCTGCCAGCGGCGATCCTCAAGAGCGGGGAGCTGACCATCGGCGAGGGCGCGCTGCCCTCCGGGTTCCCGCCGCTGGCCTACGTCGGCACCGACAACAAGACGTTCACCGGCGCGGAGCCGGATCTCGGCCGCCTGATCGCGGCGGTTCTCGGCCTCAAGCCGGTGATCAACAACTCGACGTGGGACAACCTCTTCGTCGGCATCGACTCGGGCAAGAACGATGTCGGCTTCTCCAACATCACCGTCACCGAGGAGCGCAAGCAGAAGTACGACTTCGCCTCCTACCGGCAGGACAACCTGGCGCTCGCCGTGAAGAAGGGCACCACCTGGACCTTCGACCGCAACGATCCGCGCGGCTATGAGGTCCTGGCCGGGAAGAAGGTCGCCGTCGGGTCCGGCACCAACCAGGAGAAGATCCTGCTGCACTGGCGCGACCTGCTGAAGAAGGAGGGCAAGACGCTCGAGGTGAAGTACTTCGCCGACGACACCTCGGCCTGGACGGCGCTGGCGTCGGGCCAGATCGATGCCTACTTCGGCCCCAACCCCGGCATCGCCTACCAGGAGTCCATCACCAAGGGCACGCCGAAGGAGGTCGCCACCGCCGGCACCTACTCCGGTGCCGGGGCGTCGCTGCAGGGTCTGATCGCTGCGACGACGAAGAAGGGGGACGGCCTCGTGCAGCCGCTGGCCGATGCGATCGACTACCTGATCAAGAACGGCCAGTACGCCGCCTGGCTGGCGGCGTACAACCTGTCCAACGAGGCGGTGACCAGCGCTCAGGTCAACCCGGCTGGCCTCCCGCTCAGCAACTCCTGA
- a CDS encoding PadR family transcriptional regulator, with the protein MSVKHALLALLEREPMYGYQLRAAFEERTAQLWPLNIGQVYTTLARLERDGLVEGGETDADGHQLYRLTDAGRTEVTDWFGSAVPRTQPPRDELAIKLAFAVGAPSLDLAAVIQRQRSATMASLQEHTRLKRSSTDLAYGLVLDALIFAAEAEIRWLDHCEARLRQDGSRTSR; encoded by the coding sequence ATGTCGGTCAAGCACGCGCTGCTCGCGCTCCTGGAGCGGGAGCCGATGTACGGCTACCAGCTCCGTGCCGCGTTCGAGGAGCGCACCGCCCAGCTGTGGCCGCTGAACATCGGGCAGGTCTACACGACCCTCGCCCGGCTGGAGCGCGACGGCCTGGTGGAAGGTGGCGAGACCGACGCCGACGGCCACCAGCTCTACCGGTTGACCGACGCCGGCCGGACCGAGGTGACCGACTGGTTCGGCAGCGCGGTTCCCCGGACCCAGCCGCCTCGCGACGAGCTCGCGATCAAACTGGCCTTCGCCGTCGGCGCACCGTCGCTCGACCTGGCGGCCGTGATCCAACGACAGCGCAGCGCCACGATGGCCTCGCTGCAGGAGCACACCCGGCTCAAGCGCAGCTCCACCGATCTCGCCTACGGCCTGGTCCTCGACGCGCTGATCTTCGCTGCCGAGGCCGAGATCCGTTGGCTCGACCACTGTGAGGCACGACTGCGCCAGGACGGCTCGAGGACCTCGCGATGA
- a CDS encoding ABC transporter ATP-binding protein codes for MTTPGSPVLHLDRVTRIHGAGELAVHALREVSFEAYAGELVAVMGPSGSGKSTLLTIAGGLDQPTAGRVLVEGADLTAAGNAGRAKLRRTSIGYVFQDFNLIPALTAAENVSLPMELDGVPARGARARAVAALEELGIDELADRFPDEMSGGQQQRVAIARAVVGERRLVLADEPTGALDSVTGEDILRLLRARCDAGAAGVLVTHEPRHAGWADRIVYLRDGAVVDEAGRSTAVRA; via the coding sequence ATGACCACTCCTGGCAGCCCTGTGCTCCATCTCGACCGCGTCACGCGGATCCACGGCGCCGGTGAGCTCGCGGTCCATGCGCTGCGCGAGGTCTCCTTCGAGGCGTACGCCGGCGAGCTCGTGGCGGTAATGGGTCCCTCCGGCTCCGGGAAGTCGACGTTGCTCACGATCGCGGGCGGCCTCGACCAGCCGACCGCCGGTCGCGTGCTGGTGGAGGGCGCCGACCTGACCGCCGCGGGGAACGCCGGCCGGGCCAAGCTGCGCCGTACCTCCATCGGATACGTGTTCCAGGACTTCAACCTCATCCCGGCCCTGACGGCCGCGGAGAACGTCAGCCTCCCGATGGAGCTGGACGGCGTACCGGCCCGGGGCGCGCGGGCGAGAGCCGTGGCCGCTCTGGAGGAGCTGGGCATCGACGAGCTGGCGGACCGCTTCCCCGACGAGATGTCGGGCGGCCAGCAGCAGCGGGTCGCCATCGCCCGCGCCGTCGTCGGCGAGCGGCGGCTCGTCCTCGCCGACGAGCCGACCGGTGCGCTGGACTCCGTCACGGGTGAGGACATCCTGCGCCTGCTGCGGGCGCGCTGCGACGCGGGTGCGGCCGGGGTCCTGGTCACGCACGAGCCGCGGCACGCAGGGTGGGCGGACCGCATCGTCTACCTCCGCGACGGTGCAGTGGTCGACGAGGCCGGCCGGTCGACGGCGGTCCGGGCATGA
- a CDS encoding ABC transporter permease has product MRGWFTSWRLALRLARRDLVKHRARAIIALVMVTLPVFGVVTADILIQTAKVSPSEGIDRRIGTVATAELVRTGDDQKVVQGADPTDYGDEGDLARPTTLADIERVIGRRTMLPAALHGDALVRTAHGRESVRADQVDASAPLARGLYRLTRGRWPTSTDEVVVNRALLERGVGDTLRVVSPDRSESTRRIVGTIVDASTRDGSVAVGLPGAFPDSSASAAPDDGAAWLVDGPPITWAQVKQLNALGVLVTDRQIAGHPDDYPDPFPSSGIDESTFQVAVLVAVMALIEVVLLAGPAFAVGARKQQRSLALLVASGGTPAQSRRVIIAGGLLLGLCAGLVGVAGGIGLARLLVPAVQHVDGTWLGPFDVPWAHLAAVAAFGLVSALIACVVPAWIASRQNVVAVLAGRRGDARPVRAFPLLGVVLFAIGVLMAVEGARGRGDLMVSWSAVVCVLGMVLLVPVVVMALARVAGRLPLALRFAARDAVRHRTRTTPAVAAVAATVAGVVALGISTGSDALQNRETYQPLLALGNAEVTPSEDFSDVDPSTMDWTKVTDVIRQHVPDARISVVRGVQQSTPAGDYTDVRFQVPGQVDTDVSPAQSRYAEGTDLVVSGAADLPPTLVAALRPGDGVQAALAAGRAVVFSSDTGQARLRQVTISVDVTKADGTLTHVLSKTVPATVVYRGADVSAPLHAILPPALAQGLKLPTVVAGLELDQPHLSNAAQKDLDAALDGLATPATIYVERGYQTKTDALIIQFVLAALAAILMLGGTLTAMFLALSDARPDLATLAAVGADPRTRRGVAASYTFVVAFVGAVLGMLVGFVPGIAITWPLTGQQYPGSKGPYLDIPWLLIGLVVVGLPVLTALLVGACTRSRLPMVSRLS; this is encoded by the coding sequence ATGAGGGGCTGGTTCACGAGCTGGCGGCTCGCGCTGCGGCTCGCGCGTCGCGACCTGGTCAAGCACCGCGCCCGCGCCATCATCGCGCTGGTGATGGTGACGCTGCCGGTCTTCGGCGTGGTCACCGCCGACATCCTGATCCAGACGGCGAAGGTCTCGCCCAGCGAGGGCATCGACCGGCGGATCGGCACCGTCGCCACCGCCGAGCTCGTCCGCACCGGTGACGACCAGAAGGTGGTCCAGGGTGCGGACCCCACCGACTACGGCGACGAGGGCGACCTGGCTCGGCCCACGACCCTCGCCGACATCGAGCGGGTGATCGGCAGGCGCACGATGCTGCCCGCAGCCCTCCACGGCGACGCGCTGGTCCGCACCGCGCACGGCCGCGAGAGCGTTCGCGCCGACCAGGTCGACGCCTCGGCGCCGCTCGCCAGGGGCCTGTACCGGCTCACCCGCGGACGCTGGCCGACCTCGACCGACGAGGTGGTCGTCAACCGGGCGCTGCTGGAGCGCGGCGTGGGCGACACCCTGCGCGTGGTCAGCCCCGACCGCAGCGAGTCGACGCGGAGGATCGTCGGCACGATCGTGGACGCCAGCACCCGCGACGGCTCGGTCGCCGTCGGACTGCCCGGCGCCTTCCCGGACAGCTCGGCCTCCGCCGCCCCGGACGATGGCGCGGCGTGGCTGGTGGACGGGCCGCCGATCACCTGGGCGCAGGTCAAGCAGCTCAACGCGCTCGGCGTGCTGGTCACCGACCGGCAGATCGCCGGCCATCCGGATGACTATCCGGACCCCTTCCCGAGCTCGGGCATCGACGAGAGCACCTTCCAGGTCGCGGTCCTGGTGGCGGTGATGGCGCTGATCGAGGTCGTCCTGCTGGCCGGTCCCGCCTTCGCGGTGGGCGCACGCAAGCAGCAGCGCTCCCTGGCCCTCCTGGTCGCATCGGGCGGTACGCCGGCGCAGTCGCGGCGGGTGATCATCGCCGGCGGCCTGCTCCTCGGCCTCTGCGCCGGCCTGGTCGGCGTGGCGGGCGGCATCGGGCTCGCCCGGCTGCTGGTGCCGGCGGTCCAGCACGTCGACGGAACCTGGCTGGGCCCGTTCGACGTACCGTGGGCGCACCTGGCGGCGGTCGCCGCGTTCGGGCTGGTCAGCGCGCTGATCGCCTGCGTCGTACCGGCGTGGATCGCCTCGCGGCAGAACGTGGTGGCCGTCCTCGCCGGTCGCCGCGGTGATGCCAGGCCGGTGCGCGCGTTCCCGCTGCTCGGCGTGGTGCTGTTCGCGATCGGCGTGCTGATGGCTGTCGAGGGGGCGCGGGGACGCGGCGACCTGATGGTCTCGTGGTCGGCCGTGGTCTGCGTACTGGGCATGGTGCTGTTGGTCCCCGTCGTGGTGATGGCACTGGCCCGCGTCGCCGGACGTCTTCCGCTCGCGCTTCGCTTCGCGGCCCGCGACGCCGTCCGGCACCGCACCCGCACGACGCCGGCCGTGGCGGCTGTCGCGGCGACGGTCGCCGGCGTGGTGGCGCTCGGCATCTCGACCGGCAGCGACGCCCTGCAGAATCGCGAGACCTACCAGCCGCTCCTGGCGCTGGGCAACGCCGAGGTGACGCCGTCGGAGGACTTCAGCGACGTGGACCCGTCCACGATGGACTGGACGAAGGTGACCGACGTGATCCGGCAGCACGTCCCCGATGCGCGGATCTCGGTCGTGCGGGGTGTGCAGCAGTCGACGCCCGCGGGCGACTACACCGACGTGAGGTTCCAGGTGCCGGGCCAGGTCGACACCGACGTCTCACCGGCCCAGTCCCGCTACGCCGAGGGGACCGACCTCGTGGTCAGCGGCGCCGCTGACCTGCCCCCTACCCTCGTCGCGGCACTGCGGCCCGGTGACGGCGTCCAGGCCGCCCTCGCCGCGGGCAGGGCGGTCGTCTTCAGCAGCGACACCGGCCAGGCCCGGTTGAGGCAGGTCACGATCAGCGTCGACGTGACGAAGGCGGACGGCACGCTCACGCACGTGCTCTCCAAGACGGTGCCGGCCACCGTCGTCTACCGCGGCGCCGACGTCTCGGCCCCGCTGCATGCGATTCTGCCGCCGGCCCTCGCGCAGGGGCTGAAGCTGCCCACCGTCGTCGCCGGGCTCGAGCTCGACCAGCCGCATCTGTCGAACGCGGCACAGAAGGATCTCGATGCCGCACTCGACGGCCTCGCCACGCCCGCGACGATCTACGTCGAGCGCGGCTACCAGACCAAGACCGACGCGCTGATCATCCAGTTCGTGCTGGCGGCACTGGCGGCGATCCTGATGCTCGGTGGCACGCTGACGGCGATGTTCCTGGCCCTGTCCGATGCCCGGCCCGACCTGGCCACCCTGGCCGCCGTCGGCGCCGATCCGCGGACCCGCCGCGGGGTGGCGGCGTCGTACACCTTCGTGGTCGCCTTCGTCGGGGCGGTGCTCGGGATGCTGGTCGGGTTCGTGCCCGGCATCGCGATCACCTGGCCGTTGACCGGGCAGCAGTACCCCGGCAGCAAGGGCCCCTACCTCGACATCCCGTGGCTCCTGATCGGGCTGGTCGTGGTGGGTCTGCCGGTGCTGACAGCGCTGCTCGTCGGCGCCTGCACGCGCTCGAGGCTGCCGATGGTCTCGCGGCTGTCCTGA
- a CDS encoding NAD-dependent epimerase/dehydratase family protein — protein sequence MNNVVIGAGPVGSTIALQLAAAGEPVRLLTRSGSGPEHPLVERRRADAGDLRQLSEALDGSRVVYDCMHASAYRADVWRTELPHAEHTVLEAARRTDAVVVFPESLYSYGHVSAPMTESTPRTADFGKPGVRTQLLAARERSATATVSVVASDFYGPGVLTAHAGERMVPTVLAGRTMRVIGDPDAPHSWTYVPDLAAAMIRAAGDSSLWGAVLHAPTAAPLSQRELVTLYAEVAGVPAPRVSTVPTWLLRAVGAVHRDTREIVEMTYQFERPFVMDSTASEARLGLSPTPMTEGARQTVAWWRERGK from the coding sequence ATGAACAACGTCGTCATCGGAGCGGGTCCGGTCGGATCCACCATCGCCCTCCAGCTCGCCGCCGCCGGTGAGCCGGTGCGGCTCCTCACCAGGTCGGGCAGCGGCCCGGAGCACCCGCTCGTCGAGCGGCGCCGCGCCGACGCCGGCGACCTCCGCCAGCTGAGCGAGGCACTCGACGGCAGCCGTGTCGTCTACGACTGCATGCACGCCTCGGCCTACCGGGCCGACGTGTGGCGGACCGAGCTCCCCCACGCCGAGCACACCGTGCTGGAGGCCGCCCGCCGTACGGACGCGGTCGTGGTGTTCCCCGAGAGCCTCTACTCCTACGGCCACGTGTCGGCTCCCATGACCGAGTCGACGCCGCGCACCGCCGACTTCGGCAAGCCCGGGGTGCGCACGCAGCTCCTCGCGGCCCGGGAGCGCTCGGCCACCGCCACCGTCAGCGTGGTCGCCTCCGACTTCTACGGCCCGGGCGTGCTGACCGCCCACGCCGGTGAGCGGATGGTGCCGACCGTCCTGGCCGGCCGCACGATGCGGGTGATCGGCGACCCGGACGCGCCGCACTCGTGGACCTACGTCCCCGACCTGGCCGCGGCGATGATCCGGGCGGCCGGCGACTCCTCGCTGTGGGGCGCTGTCCTGCACGCACCCACCGCCGCCCCGCTGAGCCAGCGCGAGCTGGTGACGCTGTACGCCGAGGTGGCCGGCGTACCCGCCCCGAGGGTCTCGACCGTCCCGACGTGGTTGCTGCGAGCGGTGGGCGCCGTGCACCGCGACACCCGGGAGATCGTGGAGATGACCTACCAGTTCGAGCGCCCGTTCGTGATGGACTCCACCGCGAGCGAGGCCCGGCTCGGCCTGTCGCCCACCCCGATGACCGAGGGTGCGCGACAGACCGTGGCGTGGTGGCGCGAGCGCGGGAAGTGA
- a CDS encoding TetR-like C-terminal domain-containing protein, whose protein sequence is MADIVRIGREHLSSDGAAALSLRAVARDLGVVSSAVYRYVASRDELLTLLVVAGYDELGDAVDEALGGIDEGDFRGRLLAIGAAVRSWAVREPAMYALLFGSPVPGYHAPAERTTGPGTRVIRALVRLWTEAYAAGAMRLPDGPPVPAGLAASFLAVRDELGVELPDQALARGVLAWAALFGCVSFEVFGQYGADTFGDPAALFEHQLQVLAETVGLVDRR, encoded by the coding sequence ATGGCCGACATCGTCCGGATAGGTCGCGAGCACCTGAGCAGCGACGGTGCCGCCGCACTCTCACTGCGGGCGGTGGCGCGCGATCTGGGCGTGGTCTCCTCGGCCGTCTACCGCTACGTCGCCAGCCGCGACGAGTTGCTCACCCTGCTCGTCGTGGCGGGCTACGACGAGCTCGGCGACGCCGTCGACGAGGCCCTCGGAGGCATCGACGAGGGTGACTTCCGGGGGCGGCTGCTCGCGATCGGCGCAGCGGTGCGCAGCTGGGCGGTGCGCGAGCCGGCGATGTACGCCCTGCTCTTCGGCAGCCCGGTCCCGGGCTACCACGCACCTGCCGAGCGGACCACCGGGCCGGGCACGCGGGTGATCCGGGCGCTGGTACGGCTGTGGACCGAGGCGTACGCCGCCGGGGCGATGCGGCTCCCCGACGGGCCGCCGGTGCCCGCCGGCCTGGCCGCGTCGTTCCTCGCCGTACGCGACGAGCTCGGGGTGGAGCTTCCCGACCAGGCGCTCGCGCGCGGCGTGCTGGCGTGGGCCGCGCTGTTCGGCTGTGTCAGCTTCGAGGTGTTCGGGCAGTACGGCGCCGACACCTTCGGCGACCCCGCCGCCCTCTTCGAGCACCAGCTCCAGGTGCTCGCCGAGACGGTGGGGCTGGTCGATCGACGCTGA
- a CDS encoding TetR/AcrR family transcriptional regulator produces the protein MTTTTQRVPQEERTRLMRARLLEATVEVLTERGWAGTTTTLVSQRAGVSRGAQLHHFPTKNALVVAAVEHVMAGRADELREAVRTYQGAKTRGVLEMLADHFTSPGFQAALELWVAARSDADLHAAVAPLERRIGREAHRITVELLSADESVPGVRELIQATLDLCRGLGLADTLSDDAKRRARILDEWAKVLEKEIGDGS, from the coding sequence GTGACGACGACCACGCAGCGCGTGCCCCAGGAGGAGCGCACCCGGCTGATGCGGGCCCGGCTCCTCGAGGCGACGGTCGAGGTGCTCACCGAGCGCGGGTGGGCGGGCACCACCACCACGCTGGTCTCCCAGCGCGCGGGTGTCAGCCGGGGTGCGCAGCTGCACCACTTCCCGACCAAGAACGCCCTGGTCGTGGCCGCCGTCGAGCACGTGATGGCCGGACGGGCCGACGAGCTTCGCGAGGCGGTCCGCACCTACCAGGGCGCCAAGACCCGTGGCGTCCTGGAGATGCTCGCCGACCACTTCACCTCGCCCGGCTTCCAGGCGGCGTTGGAGCTGTGGGTGGCGGCACGCAGCGATGCCGACCTGCATGCGGCGGTCGCCCCGCTCGAGCGCCGGATCGGCCGCGAGGCGCACCGGATCACCGTCGAGCTCCTGAGCGCCGACGAGTCCGTCCCCGGGGTGCGCGAGCTGATCCAGGCGACCCTCGACCTGTGTCGCGGCCTCGGCCTGGCCGACACGCTCTCCGACGACGCGAAGCGGCGCGCTCGGATCCTCGACGAGTGGGCGAAGGTCCTGGAGAAGGAGATCGGCGATGGTTCCTGA
- a CDS encoding TIGR03084 family metal-binding protein — MVPEELLADLAVEGDQLRAAVADLPDDRWRTPTPAAGWDVATQIAHLAWTDECALASATDRAAWHALVEVALADIDGVVDKAALSGGAVPPAELLARWDAARAALPPALRRVEGRMQWFGPPMSPASMATARFMETWAHGLDVREALGLPVERTDRIRHVCHLGVRTRGFAFTTHGLPAPTHEVRVELASPSGERWQWGPEEAAERVRGSAWDFARLVTQRVHRDDTHLVTSGAEAERWLTIAQAFAGPAGEGRPRG; from the coding sequence ATGGTTCCTGAGGAGCTGCTGGCGGACCTCGCCGTGGAGGGTGACCAGCTCCGTGCGGCGGTAGCCGACCTTCCCGACGACCGATGGCGCACGCCGACGCCCGCCGCCGGCTGGGACGTCGCCACCCAGATCGCCCACCTGGCCTGGACCGACGAGTGCGCGCTGGCCTCCGCCACCGACCGGGCTGCCTGGCACGCCCTGGTCGAGGTGGCACTGGCCGACATCGACGGCGTGGTGGACAAGGCGGCGCTCAGCGGCGGCGCCGTACCTCCGGCGGAGTTGCTGGCCCGCTGGGACGCCGCGCGCGCCGCCCTACCGCCGGCGCTGCGCCGGGTGGAGGGCAGGATGCAGTGGTTCGGTCCGCCGATGTCGCCGGCCTCGATGGCGACCGCGCGGTTCATGGAGACCTGGGCGCACGGGCTCGACGTCCGCGAGGCGCTGGGCCTGCCGGTCGAGCGGACCGACCGGATCCGGCACGTGTGCCACCTCGGCGTACGGACCCGTGGCTTCGCCTTCACCACCCACGGGCTGCCGGCGCCGACCCACGAGGTCCGCGTCGAGCTGGCCTCGCCCAGCGGCGAGCGGTGGCAGTGGGGACCGGAGGAGGCGGCCGAGCGGGTGCGCGGCTCCGCGTGGGACTTCGCCCGGCTGGTCACCCAGCGGGTGCACCGCGACGACACCCACCTGGTGACCTCCGGCGCCGAGGCCGAACGGTGGCTGACCATCGCCCAGGCCTTCGCCGGTCCCGCGGGAGAGGGGCGCCCTCGTGGCTGA